In a single window of the Methanofollis ethanolicus genome:
- a CDS encoding tRNA(His) guanylyltransferase Thg1 family protein: MENHEIFSNLALYPPVFLRLDGRAFHRLTGTCEKPFDARFHAAMVGTCRRLIAESGLNPLCAYTFSDEISLYLPVLPFGGRVEKLDSISASYAASAFTLEYGCTEPVAFDARIIPATPDYMLEYLAMRQAEAWRNHINAYCQAALMEEGLTPRAAAVRLLGMKAEDMHEMMFSRGVNLAETPAWQRRGTLVRRGKYTKEGMNPMTGEKVTVERQGIVADGDLPLFSAPEGRAYLFSLIGA; the protein is encoded by the coding sequence ATGGAAAACCATGAGATCTTCTCGAATCTTGCCCTCTACCCCCCGGTTTTTCTCCGTCTTGACGGGAGGGCATTCCACCGGCTGACCGGTACCTGTGAAAAGCCCTTCGATGCACGGTTTCATGCGGCGATGGTCGGGACCTGCAGGCGACTGATCGCAGAGAGCGGCCTCAACCCCCTCTGTGCCTATACTTTTTCAGACGAGATCAGTCTCTACCTCCCCGTCCTGCCTTTTGGCGGCCGTGTGGAGAAACTGGACTCCATCTCTGCCTCCTATGCGGCGAGCGCCTTCACCCTGGAGTACGGCTGCACCGAACCTGTCGCCTTCGACGCCCGCATCATCCCGGCGACGCCGGACTATATGCTCGAGTACCTTGCGATGCGCCAGGCCGAGGCATGGAGGAACCACATCAATGCCTACTGCCAGGCCGCACTCATGGAGGAGGGCCTGACGCCCCGTGCGGCGGCGGTGCGCCTCCTCGGCATGAAGGCGGAGGATATGCATGAGATGATGTTCTCCCGCGGCGTCAACCTTGCCGAGACGCCGGCCTGGCAGAGGCGCGGCACCCTGGTGCGCCGGGGAAAATATACAAAAGAGGGGATGAACCCGATGACCGGGGAAAAGGTGACGGTCGAGAGGCAGGGTATCGTCGCCGACGGGGACCTGCCCCTCTTCTCGGCCCCTGAGGGCCGGGCCTACCTCTTTTCACTCATCGGCGCGTGA
- the ileS gene encoding isoleucine--tRNA ligase has translation MKEVTSSYDAKAVEASAREFWRANDTYHAVKDLRRSGKQFFFVDGPPYTTGHIHLGTAWNKILKDAVLRHHRMCGMNVIERAGYDMHGLPIEVQVEHELGFASKKDIETFGIDRFIESCRTYAIARMGEMSDQFRELGIWLDFDEPYQTLKKEYIEAAWWTLKEAEKNGMLERGSRVVNWCPRCETAIADSEVEYADATDPSIYVKFPVKGQADEYLVIWTTTPWTLPANVAVAAHPKITYALVAARKDGAEERLWMAEGLVKEVLKKGRYQSFDVLRTVSGADLAGMEYESPLADVVPVQKEIAHRVVLADYVALENTGLVHTAPGHGWDDYLTGIRENLPILCPVDGTGRFTKKGGVFEGLYVKDRETNQKVLDALGHHLLHQGTITHRYGHCWRCKTPIIFRATEQWFIKAADMRDRLLDEVAKVRWYPEWAGSARFHDWVKEARDWCISRQRYWGIPIPVWQCDTCETRRVIGTVAELEEASDMEVKDPHRPYVDTVTIPCSCGGTMHRVSDIFDVWFDSAVASWATLGFPAKREDFEKYWPADFITEGQDQTRGWFYSQLGASMVAFGRSPYKSVLMHGFALDAEGKKMSKSLGNVVTPGEVIEKGGVDVLRLYVLSANAPWDDMKFNWEGVKTVNRALNILWNVYRFPLPYMALDNFAPAQTADGRWDEDAVAAMLAAMPDEDRWILSRVNTLTEEIAADFAECNLHKITRSLITFILEDVSRWYLQLVRPRMWLEEDAPEKRYAYETVYYVLRRLVQLLSPFTPHLTEAIYGNLRCSGDPESVHMLDWPEADERLVDRDLETAMAVVQAFDDASATARQDGKRKLRWPVGEVVVVTSSAAVQEAVTRLNALCRTRANAKAVTVVAGRWDRIGWKAEPVMRVLGPTFGREAPKVKAAIEAADGNALKAALAETGTATAGAYEVTPEMVTFDEELPADVFAAPMQDATVYVDVALTPEIEAEGYAREVIRRFQEMRRQRDLKVEENIAAEIAVADPRIAALVSGWTEAISGEVRAKTLDVREGDALAGTWEQAAEWEVEGVEMRMGLSRADE, from the coding sequence GTGAAGGAAGTCACCAGCAGTTATGATGCGAAGGCTGTCGAGGCCTCGGCCAGGGAATTCTGGCGGGCCAACGATACCTACCACGCGGTAAAGGACCTGAGGCGCTCAGGGAAGCAGTTCTTCTTCGTGGACGGCCCGCCGTACACCACCGGCCACATCCACCTGGGCACGGCATGGAACAAGATCCTGAAGGACGCCGTCCTCCGCCACCACCGGATGTGCGGGATGAACGTCATTGAACGGGCAGGCTACGACATGCACGGCCTGCCCATCGAGGTGCAGGTGGAGCACGAACTCGGTTTCGCCTCCAAGAAGGACATCGAGACCTTCGGGATCGACCGCTTCATCGAGAGTTGCCGGACGTACGCCATCGCCAGAATGGGTGAGATGTCAGACCAGTTTCGGGAACTCGGCATCTGGCTCGACTTCGACGAACCCTACCAGACCCTGAAGAAGGAGTACATCGAGGCGGCCTGGTGGACCCTGAAAGAGGCCGAGAAGAACGGGATGCTTGAGAGGGGCTCCCGCGTCGTGAACTGGTGCCCGCGCTGCGAGACCGCGATCGCCGACTCCGAGGTGGAGTATGCCGACGCCACCGACCCCTCGATCTACGTGAAGTTCCCGGTGAAGGGGCAGGCAGACGAGTACCTCGTCATCTGGACGACCACGCCCTGGACCCTCCCCGCGAACGTCGCCGTCGCCGCCCACCCGAAGATCACCTACGCCCTGGTCGCCGCCCGGAAGGACGGGGCCGAGGAGCGTCTCTGGATGGCCGAGGGCCTCGTGAAGGAGGTGCTCAAGAAGGGGCGGTACCAGAGCTTCGACGTGCTCCGCACCGTGTCCGGCGCCGATCTTGCAGGCATGGAGTACGAGTCACCCCTCGCCGACGTCGTTCCCGTCCAGAAGGAGATCGCGCACCGCGTCGTCCTCGCCGACTATGTCGCCCTGGAGAACACCGGCCTCGTGCACACGGCGCCGGGCCACGGGTGGGACGACTACCTCACCGGCATCAGGGAGAACCTCCCCATCCTCTGCCCTGTCGACGGCACGGGCCGGTTCACGAAGAAGGGCGGCGTCTTCGAGGGCCTCTACGTCAAGGACAGGGAGACGAACCAGAAGGTGCTCGACGCCCTCGGCCACCACCTCCTCCACCAGGGGACGATCACCCACAGGTACGGCCACTGCTGGCGGTGCAAGACCCCGATCATCTTCCGCGCCACCGAACAGTGGTTCATCAAGGCCGCGGATATGCGGGACAGACTCCTCGACGAGGTGGCGAAGGTGCGGTGGTACCCCGAATGGGCCGGGAGCGCCCGCTTCCATGACTGGGTGAAGGAGGCACGCGACTGGTGCATCTCCCGCCAGCGCTACTGGGGCATCCCGATCCCGGTCTGGCAGTGCGACACCTGCGAGACCCGCCGGGTCATCGGCACGGTCGCCGAACTCGAAGAGGCGAGCGACATGGAAGTGAAGGACCCGCACCGCCCGTACGTGGACACGGTGACCATCCCGTGCAGCTGCGGCGGCACGATGCACCGGGTCTCCGACATCTTCGATGTCTGGTTCGACTCGGCCGTCGCCTCCTGGGCGACCCTCGGGTTCCCGGCGAAGAGAGAGGACTTCGAGAAGTACTGGCCTGCCGACTTCATCACCGAGGGGCAGGACCAGACCCGCGGCTGGTTCTACTCGCAGCTCGGCGCCTCGATGGTCGCCTTCGGCCGGTCTCCGTACAAATCGGTCCTGATGCACGGCTTCGCCCTCGACGCCGAGGGGAAGAAGATGTCGAAGAGTCTCGGCAATGTCGTGACGCCGGGCGAGGTCATCGAGAAAGGCGGCGTGGACGTGCTGCGCCTGTACGTCCTCTCGGCAAACGCCCCCTGGGACGACATGAAGTTCAACTGGGAGGGTGTGAAGACCGTCAACCGGGCCCTGAACATCCTCTGGAACGTCTACCGCTTCCCCCTGCCGTACATGGCCCTGGACAACTTCGCACCCGCGCAGACGGCAGACGGCCGCTGGGACGAGGACGCGGTCGCCGCGATGCTCGCCGCGATGCCCGACGAGGACAGGTGGATCCTCTCGCGGGTCAACACCCTCACCGAGGAGATCGCCGCCGACTTCGCGGAGTGCAACCTCCACAAGATCACCCGGTCTCTCATCACCTTCATCCTGGAGGACGTCTCCCGCTGGTACCTCCAGCTGGTGCGGCCGCGGATGTGGCTCGAAGAGGACGCACCCGAGAAGAGGTACGCCTACGAGACGGTGTACTATGTGCTCCGCCGCCTGGTCCAGCTCCTCTCGCCCTTCACCCCGCACCTGACTGAGGCGATCTACGGGAACCTGCGCTGCAGCGGCGATCCCGAGAGCGTCCACATGCTCGACTGGCCTGAGGCGGACGAAAGGCTCGTCGACAGAGACCTGGAGACGGCGATGGCCGTCGTGCAGGCCTTCGACGACGCCTCCGCAACAGCGCGGCAGGACGGGAAGAGGAAACTCCGCTGGCCTGTGGGCGAGGTCGTCGTCGTCACCTCCTCGGCCGCGGTGCAGGAGGCGGTCACCCGCCTCAACGCCCTCTGCCGCACGCGGGCGAATGCGAAGGCTGTCACCGTCGTCGCCGGGCGCTGGGACAGGATCGGCTGGAAGGCCGAACCGGTGATGCGGGTGCTCGGGCCGACATTCGGCAGAGAGGCCCCGAAGGTGAAGGCGGCGATCGAGGCGGCCGACGGCAACGCGCTGAAGGCCGCGCTTGCCGAGACCGGCACGGCAACCGCAGGGGCGTACGAGGTCACCCCGGAGATGGTGACCTTCGACGAGGAACTCCCCGCGGACGTCTTTGCCGCACCGATGCAGGACGCCACCGTCTATGTGGACGTGGCCCTCACCCCGGAGATCGAGGCCGAGGGCTATGCCCGCGAGGTGATCCGCCGTTTCCAGGAGATGCGGCGGCAGCGCGACCTCAAGGTCGAGGAAAACATCGCCGCCGAGATCGCGGTCGCGGACCCGCGCATCGCGGCTCTCGTGTCCGGATGGACGGAGGCGATCTCGGGCGAGGTGCGCGCGAAGACGCTCGACGTCCGCGAGGGCGACGCCCTTGCCGGCACCTGGGAACAGGCCGCAGAATGGGAGGTCGAGGGCGTGGAGATGCGGATGGGCCTCTCACGCGCCGATGAGTGA
- a CDS encoding ABC transporter ATP-binding protein, whose amino-acid sequence MIAAQDLVKDYGAFRALDGVSFDFGDAGILGIVGHNGAGKTTLLKILSGLLAPTSGTVEIGGCDILKHPAAHKNALGYLPEESRLYETMQVYDYLSFFGEIYGLDRGTVRERGERILSSLSLDAGEKKIGELSKGMRRKVAIARSLIHDPTFLVYDEPTSGLDPMTGRFIGDYLKGLRDEGKTIVLSAHNLYQVEEICDRVMILRRGQIEAFGTMQELRERFGSLTYAVYFTIADPGALDPALDYTCTAGVCMAEAGDIERMNAVTSMVAAVGGRVERIESRYPSLEEMLVAVGK is encoded by the coding sequence ATGATCGCAGCGCAGGATCTGGTGAAGGACTACGGGGCCTTCCGCGCCCTGGACGGCGTGAGTTTCGACTTCGGCGATGCCGGCATCCTTGGCATCGTCGGGCACAATGGTGCCGGCAAGACGACGCTCCTGAAGATCCTCTCCGGCCTCCTCGCCCCGACCTCGGGGACGGTCGAGATCGGGGGGTGTGACATCCTCAAGCACCCTGCTGCCCACAAGAACGCCCTCGGCTACCTGCCCGAAGAGTCGCGCCTCTACGAGACAATGCAGGTGTACGACTACCTCTCTTTCTTCGGCGAGATCTACGGCCTCGACCGAGGGACGGTCAGGGAGCGCGGGGAGCGGATCCTCTCCTCCCTCTCTCTCGACGCGGGCGAGAAAAAGATCGGGGAACTCTCCAAGGGGATGCGGAGGAAGGTGGCCATCGCCCGGTCCCTCATCCATGACCCGACATTTCTTGTCTATGACGAACCGACCTCCGGCCTCGACCCCATGACCGGGCGGTTCATCGGGGACTACCTGAAGGGGCTGCGGGACGAGGGGAAGACGATCGTCCTCTCGGCCCACAATCTCTACCAGGTCGAGGAGATCTGCGACAGGGTGATGATCCTCCGCCGCGGGCAGATCGAGGCCTTCGGCACGATGCAGGAACTGCGGGAGCGTTTCGGGTCCCTCACGTACGCGGTCTATTTCACCATCGCCGACCCCGGCGCCCTCGACCCTGCCCTTGACTATACCTGCACTGCAGGGGTCTGCATGGCCGAGGCCGGGGACATCGAGAGGATGAATGCCGTCACCTCGATGGTCGCCGCGGTCGGGGGGCGGGTGGAGAGGATCGAGTCGCGGTACCCGAGTCTTGAGGAGATGCTCGTTGCGGTGGGGAAATAA
- a CDS encoding DHH family phosphoesterase — MADAAQPGSPGKIVKYLICGCGSTGYNVVEELLKETDSILILDRDEKRVEDLRDQKYDAIVRDMQEPNAFDDLPVPEVLFVLSNDKDANLSAVRTAKGKYPLAHVIARAPDPVGKDMLESAGADVVLYPQEVIAKTAVHHIRRLSASRIARRLSALLGSWEGTLGIVAHTNPDPDSVSSAMALAAIAHDASGGKLVSRILYDGNIGHQENRAFVNLLDIKMEKISPEVLAACEHLALVDSTAPGSNNALGKDARVNIIIDHHKNGTHDTTKVEFVDIRPGMGATASIMTQYLQELDLPVDTKVATALLYGIRADTRDFRRNITPQDLNYAAFLLPLTDRDILDKIMSPSVSQETLDVLGNAIRSREVVSGYLFTNVGYLRNRDAVPQAADTLINLEGVNTAIVYGITDTNIIFSARNRDIRIHIGKVLEEAFAGIGEAGGHATMAAAAIPLTYFSMVKEKEELLDLIIEPILKKIRRIVGLENEAKHEV, encoded by the coding sequence ATGGCCGATGCGGCTCAGCCCGGGTCTCCCGGGAAGATCGTAAAATACCTGATATGCGGCTGCGGAAGCACAGGATACAACGTTGTTGAGGAGCTGCTCAAGGAAACCGACTCAATATTAATCCTCGACCGGGACGAGAAGCGCGTCGAAGATCTTCGCGATCAGAAATACGACGCGATCGTCCGGGATATGCAAGAACCGAACGCTTTTGACGATCTACCTGTTCCTGAAGTCCTTTTTGTCCTGTCCAACGACAAAGACGCCAATCTTTCGGCAGTGAGGACTGCAAAAGGGAAATATCCTCTTGCACACGTGATTGCCCGCGCCCCCGACCCGGTGGGCAAGGACATGCTCGAGAGCGCAGGGGCCGACGTCGTCCTCTATCCCCAGGAGGTCATCGCCAAAACCGCCGTCCACCACATCAGGAGACTCTCTGCCTCGCGCATCGCGCGGCGGCTCTCCGCTCTCCTCGGGTCCTGGGAGGGCACCCTCGGGATCGTCGCCCACACGAACCCCGATCCAGACTCGGTATCGAGCGCGATGGCCCTCGCGGCGATTGCCCACGACGCCTCGGGAGGAAAACTCGTCTCCCGTATTCTCTATGACGGCAATATCGGCCACCAGGAAAACCGGGCCTTCGTCAACCTTCTCGACATCAAGATGGAGAAGATCTCGCCCGAGGTCCTCGCCGCCTGCGAACACCTCGCCCTTGTCGACTCCACGGCGCCGGGATCGAACAATGCCCTCGGCAAGGACGCGCGGGTGAACATTATCATCGACCACCACAAGAACGGCACCCACGACACCACCAAGGTCGAGTTCGTGGACATCAGGCCGGGGATGGGGGCGACGGCAAGCATCATGACGCAGTACCTCCAGGAGCTCGACCTCCCGGTGGACACGAAAGTGGCGACTGCCCTCCTCTACGGGATACGGGCCGACACCCGGGACTTCAGGCGGAACATCACGCCGCAAGACCTCAACTATGCCGCGTTCCTCCTGCCCCTCACCGACCGTGACATCCTCGACAAGATCATGTCGCCGTCAGTCTCGCAGGAGACCCTCGACGTCCTCGGGAACGCGATCCGGAGCCGCGAGGTCGTTTCCGGCTATCTCTTCACGAATGTCGGCTATCTTCGCAACAGGGACGCCGTGCCGCAGGCCGCCGACACCCTCATCAATCTGGAGGGAGTGAATACCGCCATCGTCTACGGGATCACCGATACGAACATCATCTTCTCGGCCAGGAACAGGGACATCAGGATCCATATCGGCAAGGTGCTGGAGGAGGCCTTTGCCGGGATAGGCGAGGCCGGCGGTCACGCAACCATGGCGGCGGCGGCCATACCTCTCACCTATTTCTCGATGGTGAAGGAGAAGGAGGAACTCCTCGACCTGATTATCGAGCCCATCCTGAAGAAGATCCGCCGGATCGTTGGCCTGGAGAACGAGGCCAAGCATGAAGTTTGA
- a CDS encoding PRC-barrel domain-containing protein, translated as MKTQVTELFGMSVYTDKAIYVGDVDDVLLDIDGKKIESIAVGNLNPELSDPKGHRGYLIPFRIIKEIGDIIVIRHISAAFKKAKGETKA; from the coding sequence ATGAAGACGCAGGTCACCGAACTTTTTGGCATGAGCGTATACACAGACAAGGCGATCTATGTGGGGGACGTGGACGATGTCCTGCTCGATATCGATGGCAAGAAGATCGAATCCATCGCCGTTGGCAACCTCAACCCCGAACTCTCCGATCCCAAGGGCCACCGCGGCTACCTCATCCCCTTCAGGATCATCAAGGAAATCGGGGATATTATCGTCATACGCCACATCTCCGCAGCGTTCAAGAAGGCAAAGGGCGAGACGAAAGCCTGA
- a CDS encoding CBS domain-containing protein, producing MNGSLRIGHLFGIPIYLHWTFLIVIPLFAWIIGSQIALTATMIAGLFGVEITMTLFLQGLAPYILGAAISLGLFAGVLIHELAHSVVARSMGLKINSITLLIFGGVASMEEGLPDPKVELPMALVGPLASLGVAIVSVALTYAPVWLVDAGKLSPEVGGVLIYFFGYLALLNFVLFLFNLLPAFPMDGGRVLRAWLAKKMPLHQATKIAADIGRGFAVFFGIFGFLIFSPILIIIAFFIYIGANQEATAVRYSFLLRDVSVGDVMSSPVTTVPPDMPVNEVVTMMYDTKHLGFPVMNRGGLVGMVTLGDVHAAPALDREAMQVRDLMSKDLVVLPPEAPLTEAMRIMSQTGIGRIPVVEEGEVVGIVTRTDILTTLEIKEA from the coding sequence ATGAACGGATCCTTACGAATCGGGCATCTATTCGGAATTCCTATCTATCTTCACTGGACTTTCCTTATCGTGATCCCGCTCTTCGCCTGGATCATCGGGAGTCAGATCGCCCTGACGGCCACGATGATCGCCGGCCTCTTCGGCGTCGAGATCACGATGACTCTCTTTCTCCAGGGCCTTGCCCCCTACATCCTCGGGGCCGCGATATCGCTCGGCCTCTTTGCCGGGGTGCTCATCCATGAACTCGCCCACTCGGTGGTGGCGCGGTCGATGGGCCTCAAAATTAACTCCATCACCCTTCTCATCTTCGGCGGCGTCGCCTCCATGGAGGAGGGACTGCCCGACCCGAAGGTCGAACTGCCGATGGCCCTTGTCGGGCCTCTGGCGAGTCTCGGCGTCGCGATCGTCTCGGTCGCCCTCACCTATGCCCCGGTATGGCTCGTGGACGCGGGGAAGTTGAGCCCTGAGGTCGGCGGCGTCCTCATCTATTTCTTCGGCTACCTGGCCCTGCTGAACTTTGTCCTCTTCCTCTTCAACCTGCTCCCGGCCTTCCCGATGGACGGCGGGCGGGTCCTGCGGGCGTGGCTTGCGAAGAAGATGCCCCTCCATCAGGCGACGAAGATCGCGGCCGACATCGGGCGGGGCTTTGCGGTCTTCTTCGGGATCTTCGGGTTTCTCATCTTCAGCCCGATCCTGATCATCATCGCCTTCTTCATCTATATCGGGGCGAACCAGGAGGCGACGGCGGTGCGCTACAGTTTCCTCCTCCGCGACGTCTCGGTCGGCGACGTGATGTCCTCGCCGGTGACGACGGTGCCGCCCGACATGCCGGTCAACGAGGTGGTGACGATGATGTACGACACGAAGCACCTCGGTTTCCCGGTGATGAACCGCGGCGGCCTTGTCGGCATGGTCACTCTCGGGGACGTCCATGCGGCGCCGGCTCTCGACCGCGAGGCGATGCAGGTGCGCGACCTGATGTCGAAGGACCTCGTCGTCCTCCCGCCCGAGGCCCCGCTCACCGAGGCGATGAGGATCATGTCGCAGACCGGGATCGGCAGGATACCTGTCGTCGAGGAGGGGGAGGTCGTCGGCATCGTGACAAGGACAGATATCCTGACGACGCTGGAGATCAAGGAGGCGTAA
- a CDS encoding radical SAM protein: protein MISDAVILDGYVDEPACLGVPPYISPYIRYCAGVLAEHGYTVRYTTIDAVRKDPAVLRTFNDASILLVIAGITVPGKYLAGTPATLTELSQIGVQVRGPEKVLGGPIGFGYSPQGGKKAVETAAAGFDHLLSGSPSAALDSLLSGGEPAGTAGYADIDRWSVLGAPVIGQHPLFPRVICELETAQGCSRAAGGGCSFCTEPFYGLPRYRSAAGVAAEVAALSAAGARHFRLGRQPDLLAFGTGGGDEFPTPRPDLLADLFSRIRASAPDLQTLHIDNVNPGTIAHHEEESREALAAIVAGHTPGDVAAFGMETADPAVIRANNLKALPDDVFRAIEVVNEVGGGRRDGVPDLLPGLNFVCGLAGETVDTYARNRAFLERVLTAGLQVRRVNIRQLMPFMGTRAYEENTLGRHEGAFRAFKEWVRKDFDLPMLRRVFPTGTLLRDVGVEVSGQTSFGRQMGSYPILVGLPLPLPEGTVTDAVVVDWGMRSITALPAPVEVNTLPPSAIRSIPGVGKKTAVMVLAKRPFADLAAFRKVAGETAVEGYLAF from the coding sequence ATGATATCTGACGCCGTCATTCTGGACGGGTATGTGGACGAACCCGCGTGCCTGGGCGTTCCCCCGTATATCTCCCCCTATATCAGGTACTGCGCCGGCGTCCTTGCCGAACATGGCTATACCGTCAGGTACACGACGATCGATGCCGTCAGGAAGGACCCCGCTGTCCTCAGGACATTCAACGACGCATCCATCCTCCTGGTAATCGCCGGGATCACGGTGCCGGGGAAGTACCTCGCGGGGACGCCCGCCACCCTCACCGAACTCTCCCAGATCGGCGTGCAGGTCCGCGGCCCCGAGAAGGTGCTCGGCGGGCCTATCGGCTTTGGCTACTCCCCGCAGGGGGGGAAGAAGGCCGTGGAGACGGCAGCGGCAGGGTTCGATCACCTTCTTTCAGGGTCGCCGTCTGCCGCCCTCGATTCCCTCCTCTCCGGCGGGGAACCGGCAGGGACGGCTGGGTACGCGGATATCGACCGGTGGAGCGTCCTCGGCGCTCCGGTGATCGGGCAGCACCCCCTCTTTCCGCGGGTGATCTGCGAACTGGAGACGGCGCAGGGGTGCTCCCGCGCCGCCGGCGGAGGGTGCTCCTTCTGCACCGAACCTTTCTACGGCCTGCCGCGCTACCGCTCCGCCGCCGGCGTCGCTGCTGAGGTGGCGGCGCTCTCCGCCGCGGGCGCCCGCCACTTCAGGCTCGGCCGGCAACCCGACCTCCTCGCCTTCGGCACAGGCGGCGGGGACGAGTTCCCGACGCCGCGGCCCGACCTCCTTGCCGACCTCTTCTCGCGCATCAGGGCGTCGGCGCCCGACCTCCAGACCCTCCATATCGACAATGTGAACCCCGGCACCATAGCCCACCACGAGGAGGAGAGCCGTGAGGCCCTCGCCGCGATCGTGGCCGGCCACACGCCCGGCGACGTCGCCGCCTTCGGCATGGAGACCGCCGACCCCGCGGTGATCCGGGCGAACAACCTCAAGGCCCTCCCCGACGACGTCTTCCGGGCGATCGAGGTCGTCAACGAGGTGGGCGGGGGGCGGAGGGATGGCGTCCCCGACCTCCTGCCCGGCCTCAACTTCGTCTGCGGCCTTGCCGGCGAGACCGTGGATACCTATGCCAGAAACCGCGCCTTCCTGGAGAGGGTGCTCACCGCCGGCCTCCAGGTGCGGCGGGTGAACATCAGGCAGTTGATGCCCTTCATGGGGACGCGGGCCTACGAGGAGAACACTCTCGGCCGGCACGAAGGGGCGTTCCGCGCCTTCAAGGAGTGGGTGAGGAAGGACTTCGACCTCCCCATGCTCAGGCGTGTCTTCCCGACAGGAACCCTCCTCCGCGACGTCGGCGTCGAGGTCTCCGGGCAGACGAGTTTCGGCCGGCAGATGGGGTCGTACCCCATCCTCGTCGGTCTCCCCCTCCCCCTTCCCGAAGGGACGGTCACCGACGCCGTCGTCGTCGACTGGGGCATGCGGTCCATCACCGCCCTCCCGGCGCCTGTCGAGGTGAACACTCTCCCACCGTCGGCGATTCGCTCTATCCCCGGCGTCGGCAAGAAGACGGCTGTCATGGTCCTTGCGAAGCGGCCCTTCGCCGACCTCGCCGCCTTCAGGAAGGTCGCGGGGGAGACCGCGGTGGAGGGGTACCTCGCGTTTTGA
- a CDS encoding HNH endonuclease translates to MAGLFDERTDKEKTRDALTAAKKKNIMAAVGNKCEKCRKKFPQRNLKIHHIDEVAKASGAKDLNTQSNLLVLCSLCHDDVHHKPISKSTQKGWIQKRPDSVKTDIRSILRNRPKVNGSESSAFMVHAPKISQHKIKPPKVDMPDLFGQSGSRKKKKSNNDWEFF, encoded by the coding sequence ATGGCAGGGCTCTTTGATGAACGAACCGACAAAGAAAAGACACGGGATGCTCTTACTGCGGCCAAAAAAAAGAATATAATGGCTGCAGTGGGGAATAAATGTGAAAAGTGCAGAAAAAAATTTCCTCAAAGAAATCTCAAGATTCACCATATCGACGAAGTGGCGAAAGCTTCCGGAGCAAAAGATCTGAACACGCAGAGCAATTTGCTGGTTTTGTGTTCTCTCTGCCATGATGATGTTCATCATAAACCGATTTCCAAAAGCACCCAGAAAGGATGGATTCAAAAACGGCCCGACTCTGTAAAGACTGATATTCGGAGTATCTTGCGGAATAGGCCAAAAGTGAATGGTTCGGAGTCGTCGGCATTCATGGTACATGCGCCGAAAATATCGCAGCATAAAATCAAACCGCCGAAGGTTGATATGCCGGATCTTTTTGGGCAAAGTGGTTCTCGAAAGAAAAAGAAGAGCAACAACGATTGGGAATTTTTCTAA
- a CDS encoding 6-hydroxymethylpterin diphosphokinase MptE-like protein, which produces MKFEEWDPLYEEILDYFAFDRVGDEEAARLLASLLPRDDLALLEGLCQGKTVTVCGNAPSLPRETGRIEGTVFAADAAADVLYSRGIRPDAVFTDLDGATDSLVAMNREGTVVVVHAHGDNISLLRHWVPKLPGPLVGTTQAAPFGGIHNFGGFSDGDRAAFAAHALGAARVSLVGFDLDDPDVDPVKRGKLLWARRLLALLGHDI; this is translated from the coding sequence ATGAAGTTTGAGGAGTGGGATCCCCTCTACGAAGAGATCCTGGACTATTTTGCCTTTGACCGGGTGGGCGACGAAGAGGCGGCGCGCCTCCTCGCCTCCCTTCTCCCCCGCGACGACCTCGCCCTCCTCGAAGGCCTCTGCCAGGGGAAGACGGTCACCGTCTGCGGGAACGCGCCCTCTCTTCCCCGCGAGACCGGCCGGATCGAGGGGACGGTCTTTGCGGCAGACGCCGCCGCCGATGTGCTGTACAGCCGGGGCATCAGGCCCGACGCCGTCTTCACCGACCTCGACGGTGCGACCGACAGTCTGGTCGCGATGAACAGGGAGGGGACGGTGGTCGTTGTCCATGCCCACGGCGACAACATCTCTCTCCTCCGTCACTGGGTGCCGAAACTGCCCGGCCCTCTTGTCGGGACGACGCAGGCCGCTCCCTTCGGCGGCATTCACAATTTCGGGGGTTTCTCCGACGGCGACCGTGCGGCCTTCGCCGCCCACGCCCTGGGAGCGGCGCGGGTCTCCCTTGTCGGCTTTGACCTCGACGACCCTGACGTCGACCCGGTGAAGCGGGGCAAACTCTTATGGGCGCGGCGCCTCCTCGCCCTCCTCGGCCATGATATCTGA